The DNA segment GACGACCGTGGACCAGCAATTCTGGGAAGACCGGTACGGCGAGCGCGATCAACTGTTCAGCGGCGACCCCAACGGGGTGCTCGTCACGGAGGTCACCGGTCTGGAGCCGGGGCAGGCACTCGACGTCGGGTGCGGAGAGGGCGGTGACGCGATCTGGCTGGCAAGGCAGGGCTGGCGGGTTACGGCCATCGACATCTCCAAGACGGCGCTGCGCCGTGCCGCGGCGAACTCCGCTGACCTGGCCGATCGCGTCGCGTGGACGCACGGCGATCTCACCACGACGCCGCTGCCCTCCCGCGCGTTCGACCTGGTTTCGCTGCAGTATTTCCCGCTCCCGCGCGGAAACCCGGCCACGCTCAGGACTCTGCTCGACACCGTCGTGCCAGGCGGAAACCTGCTGTTCGTCAGCCACGACATCAGCGACCTCGACCCGGACCCCGAGCGCGGTTTCGATCCTGGCGACTTCTTCCAGCCCGCCGACGCGGCAACCCTGCTCGACGAGAACTGGACGGTGCTCGTCGACGAAACCAGGCCGAGGAACACTCCTCCGCCGGAGGGGACCCGGCACACGCACGACACAGTC comes from the Prauserella marina genome and includes:
- a CDS encoding class I SAM-dependent methyltransferase, with the translated sequence MDQQFWEDRYGERDQLFSGDPNGVLVTEVTGLEPGQALDVGCGEGGDAIWLARQGWRVTAIDISKTALRRAAANSADLADRVAWTHGDLTTTPLPSRAFDLVSLQYFPLPRGNPATLRTLLDTVVPGGNLLFVSHDISDLDPDPERGFDPGDFFQPADAATLLDENWTVLVDETRPRNTPPPEGTRHTHDTVLRARRDR